A genomic stretch from Anaerolinea thermophila UNI-1 includes:
- a CDS encoding biotin--[acetyl-CoA-carboxylase] ligase has product MDVETIRARLSALPISEIQYLPETYSTNDDAMAWAQAGAPEGVVVIADKQLKGRGRLGRMWVTQPGTSLAFSMIFRPTLEEIEKLSLFSPLGALAVAVALEDLGLSPEIKWPNDVLLSRKKVCGVLAETVWMGSHINGVVLGIGINVATGSVPDSNMLLFPATCVESELGKPVDRLSLLESVLRHLIEWRKQIRTERFIEEWKKRLAFLGEKVTVQKPDGEITGRFQDVDEHGALVLSVEEQYHTIFAGDVKLRPLEE; this is encoded by the coding sequence ATGGATGTAGAAACTATTCGCGCAAGGTTATCTGCGCTTCCTATCAGTGAAATTCAATACCTCCCGGAAACCTATTCAACCAATGACGATGCTATGGCATGGGCACAAGCCGGCGCTCCGGAAGGTGTGGTGGTTATTGCCGATAAGCAGTTGAAAGGGAGGGGAAGACTGGGACGTATGTGGGTTACTCAACCAGGCACGTCCTTAGCCTTCAGCATGATTTTTCGCCCCACTTTGGAGGAAATTGAAAAACTCTCCCTGTTTTCTCCCCTTGGAGCGCTTGCGGTAGCGGTGGCTTTGGAAGACCTGGGGCTTTCTCCTGAAATCAAATGGCCCAATGACGTTCTTCTTTCCAGGAAGAAAGTGTGTGGGGTTTTAGCCGAGACGGTATGGATGGGAAGCCATATCAATGGAGTTGTTCTTGGGATCGGCATCAATGTTGCAACCGGCTCTGTACCAGACTCGAACATGTTATTGTTCCCGGCAACCTGTGTGGAATCCGAACTGGGAAAGCCGGTAGATCGTTTATCGCTCCTGGAATCGGTGTTGCGCCATTTGATTGAATGGAGAAAGCAAATTAGAACCGAAAGGTTTATCGAGGAATGGAAAAAGCGCCTTGCTTTCCTTGGAGAAAAAGTAACTGTTCAGAAGCCCGATGGAGAGATTACGGGACGGTTTCAAGATGTCGATGAACATGGTGCCTTAGTCTTGTCTGTAGAAGAGCAATATCACACAATCTTTGCTGGAGACGTGAAACTACGACCATTGGAGGAATAA
- a CDS encoding DUF4153 domain-containing protein, which translates to MSSAIYLAWKTKMRPARENLFLGVAGFGLALLPLLRAEPFTQVVAVLLTLLVLMLWAATLRTGHWLRYNLWDYIRTVAVLIFEAVTNPFRQQTFSQPHSQESQKSLPRQGWAVLRGILLSLPVLGVLVILLASADLVFAERLQTVFGALRLDKFPETLFRLFYVCVLTVIFCGVLLHTFFPVYPVQPTREKRLFPPFLGWTESSIVLSSVILLFVFFVILQFQYLFGGQANIHEAGFTYAEYARRGFGELVWVALISLMLILSLHAVCRCDTSSYQRGFIFLSSLLIILVSVILASAMQRLILYEQAYGFTRLRTYTHIFIPWLGGLFLAVLGLLITNRMHQLAPVLFILVIGFGLCVGFWNIDGWIARQNVQRVLAGEDLDGEYLQILSADAVPELIRLVQEKGLPESAKEELLIGLACRASQSAVSVPAWQSFNLSEARAQKLLSSHAYLWKNYPIQQDSDGRYVLQNGSPRYCREVRGVN; encoded by the coding sequence AGTTGCAGGTTTTGGACTTGCGCTTTTACCTTTATTGCGCGCCGAACCTTTTACGCAAGTAGTGGCGGTTTTGCTGACATTGCTGGTTTTGATGCTATGGGCTGCAACTTTACGAACCGGTCACTGGCTTCGTTACAACCTTTGGGATTATATTCGAACTGTGGCTGTTTTGATATTCGAGGCTGTTACTAATCCGTTCAGGCAACAGACTTTTTCTCAGCCCCATTCTCAGGAAAGTCAGAAGTCACTGCCTCGACAGGGGTGGGCTGTTTTGCGTGGAATTCTGTTGTCTTTGCCTGTTTTAGGGGTTTTGGTTATCCTTCTGGCTTCTGCTGATCTTGTCTTTGCAGAGCGATTACAAACGGTTTTTGGAGCCCTGCGCCTGGATAAATTCCCCGAAACTCTTTTCCGATTGTTTTACGTATGTGTACTCACAGTGATCTTTTGTGGGGTGCTTTTGCATACTTTCTTTCCCGTTTATCCGGTTCAACCCACCCGGGAAAAAAGACTCTTCCCACCGTTCCTGGGGTGGACGGAGAGCAGTATTGTCCTCAGTAGTGTTATTTTGTTGTTTGTTTTCTTTGTGATTCTGCAATTTCAATACTTGTTTGGAGGACAGGCGAACATCCATGAGGCAGGATTTACCTATGCTGAATATGCCCGTCGTGGTTTTGGAGAATTGGTATGGGTCGCCTTGATCTCTCTGATGTTGATTCTGAGCCTGCATGCAGTTTGTCGGTGTGATACTTCTTCATACCAGCGTGGTTTTATCTTTTTGAGCAGTTTGTTGATTATCCTTGTATCGGTGATTCTTGCTTCTGCGATGCAACGATTAATTCTTTATGAGCAGGCATATGGGTTTACGCGACTTCGCACTTATACCCATATCTTTATTCCATGGTTGGGAGGATTGTTCCTTGCAGTCCTTGGATTGCTGATCACGAATCGGATGCATCAGTTGGCTCCTGTGTTGTTTATCCTGGTGATTGGTTTTGGGTTATGCGTGGGTTTCTGGAATATTGATGGATGGATTGCACGCCAGAATGTGCAACGCGTATTGGCGGGCGAAGACCTGGATGGAGAATATCTGCAAATTCTTTCTGCTGACGCTGTGCCCGAGTTGATCAGATTGGTTCAAGAGAAAGGCTTACCAGAATCTGCTAAGGAAGAACTTCTGATTGGGCTTGCATGTCGGGCTTCCCAGTCGGCGGTATCTGTACCGGCATGGCAATCCTTCAACTTAAGCGAAGCCCGTGCACAAAAACTCTTATCATCCCATGCTTATTTGTGGAAGAATTACCCTATTCAGCAGGACAGCGATGGAAGGTATGTACTGCAGAATGGCTCACCCCGGTATTGTAGAGAGGTTCGGGGGGTGAATTAA
- a CDS encoding prohibitin family protein, whose amino-acid sequence MNISSLTSFFVGAVWFIVFITFGVVILRASRNQPVRGSGRVLVALILFAVFLTTLNAGLVFIEPQERGVVISAVSPEGYRKEPLEPGLRFIIPFAEQVVRYSIANQTYTMSIAAREGQIEGDDSIAARTEDGQEIYVDASVIYAINPTEVVKVHILWQDRYTRDLVRPLARGIIRDAVSQMRVDEVVSSKRAELVKTLNETMAVKLAENGLILRDFVLRNITFSPEYAASVEQKQIAEQQAQQAKFVVEQKKQEAEQARQVAQGQADAAVIRAKGEAEARLIQAEAEAKALEYIANVIKSNPDILNYQYITKLAPNVQVIMTPSNTPIILPYPGSLQAPATTTPTTPQ is encoded by the coding sequence ATGAACATTTCCTCGTTGACATCATTTTTTGTCGGAGCAGTCTGGTTCATTGTTTTTATCACCTTTGGCGTGGTTATTTTGAGAGCGTCGCGAAATCAACCTGTTCGTGGTAGTGGCCGTGTTCTGGTGGCTTTGATTTTATTTGCTGTGTTTCTTACCACCCTGAATGCCGGCCTGGTTTTCATTGAGCCGCAAGAACGAGGTGTGGTCATTTCTGCGGTTTCTCCTGAAGGTTACCGTAAAGAGCCATTGGAACCCGGATTAAGGTTTATTATCCCCTTTGCTGAACAGGTGGTGCGATATTCGATTGCTAATCAGACGTACACCATGTCCATTGCCGCACGGGAAGGACAAATCGAGGGAGATGACTCCATTGCTGCCCGAACAGAAGACGGACAGGAAATTTATGTGGATGCCTCTGTCATTTACGCCATTAATCCAACAGAGGTAGTAAAAGTTCATATTCTCTGGCAAGACCGTTATACACGTGACCTTGTCCGTCCATTAGCCCGTGGAATCATCCGCGACGCTGTCTCCCAAATGCGGGTGGACGAAGTAGTGAGTTCAAAACGGGCAGAATTGGTCAAAACCTTGAATGAAACCATGGCTGTAAAATTGGCTGAAAACGGATTAATTCTCCGGGATTTTGTTTTGAGAAACATTACTTTCTCACCAGAATATGCCGCCTCAGTCGAACAAAAACAAATTGCCGAGCAGCAAGCCCAGCAAGCCAAATTCGTTGTAGAGCAGAAAAAGCAGGAAGCGGAGCAAGCCCGCCAGGTTGCTCAGGGGCAGGCCGATGCCGCCGTGATTCGTGCTAAAGGTGAAGCCGAAGCACGTCTCATTCAAGCAGAAGCGGAGGCTAAGGCACTGGAATACATTGCCAACGTAATCAAAAGCAACCCGGATATCCTGAACTACCAGTATATTACCAAACTGGCTCCCAATGTGCAGGTCATTATGACACCTTCTAACACGCCTATCATTCTCCCTTATCCCGGCTCTCTGCAAGCGCCTGCTACCACAACCCCAACCACACCTCAGTAG
- a CDS encoding cytochrome P450 — protein MAITKIPGPTNLTLLPKIGSIQSKPLDFLLWLYQTYGPVSRFQAFNTPVIHLADPEAVKHVLQENHRNYSKDTIQYHSLAIITGNGLLTNDGTGWLRQRRLAQPAFARGRLSHLDQIVIPSTQSLLTRWRQLPEAHLIDVDAEMMRLTLEIVGKALFSIDLSKDAPHLTEATLTTLDYIVYRVKTLTLIPTYLPLPRNRAFRKALKTLEEAVSQIIQQRRKDKVLGEDLLGMFLRARDEESGEGMSDRQIRDEVMTMLIAGHETVASALTWTWYLLSTHPEIENRLFEEVHTVLKGNPPSTKDLENLPYTAQVFTEALRLYPPAWLITRKAMGEDEILGYSIPPGAVIVISPYVIHRLKEHWENPEAFIPERFARDPEGTSHRFTFIPFGAGPRLCIGNQFAHIEARLILAGMTQKLRFTPPPKAPVVDALVTLRPRNGLHMSVVHRSSNSLK, from the coding sequence ATGGCAATCACAAAAATTCCGGGGCCAACAAATCTCACATTACTCCCCAAAATTGGTTCGATCCAATCCAAGCCTCTTGATTTTCTGCTCTGGCTTTACCAAACATATGGTCCTGTTTCACGCTTCCAGGCATTCAACACCCCGGTCATTCATCTTGCCGATCCTGAGGCTGTAAAGCACGTGTTACAGGAAAATCATCGAAATTACTCCAAAGATACCATTCAATATCATTCTTTAGCGATCATTACTGGTAATGGATTGCTGACAAACGATGGTACAGGGTGGTTACGTCAACGGCGCTTAGCACAGCCGGCCTTTGCCCGGGGGCGATTGTCTCACCTAGACCAAATTGTTATTCCATCCACTCAATCTCTGCTCACACGTTGGAGACAATTGCCTGAGGCCCACCTGATTGATGTGGATGCCGAAATGATGCGGCTGACTTTAGAAATCGTGGGAAAAGCCCTTTTTTCCATAGACCTCAGCAAAGATGCCCCACACCTGACAGAAGCCACATTAACTACCCTGGATTACATCGTCTATCGTGTAAAGACCCTTACGCTCATCCCTACCTATCTCCCCTTGCCGAGAAATCGGGCTTTTCGAAAAGCCTTGAAAACCCTGGAAGAGGCAGTTTCACAAATAATCCAACAACGCCGTAAAGACAAGGTTCTGGGTGAGGACTTACTGGGAATGTTTCTACGCGCCAGAGATGAAGAAAGTGGGGAAGGGATGAGTGATCGTCAAATCCGTGACGAGGTGATGACCATGTTGATCGCCGGCCATGAAACAGTTGCCAGCGCTTTAACATGGACCTGGTACTTACTCTCTACTCATCCTGAAATTGAAAATCGGTTGTTTGAAGAAGTACATACAGTTCTCAAAGGGAATCCCCCCAGCACAAAGGATCTGGAAAACCTCCCTTATACCGCTCAGGTATTCACTGAAGCCTTAAGATTATACCCGCCTGCCTGGTTAATTACCCGCAAAGCCATGGGAGAAGATGAGATTTTGGGTTATTCCATTCCCCCAGGAGCCGTTATTGTGATCAGTCCTTATGTTATCCATCGCTTAAAAGAGCATTGGGAAAATCCCGAAGCCTTCATTCCGGAAAGGTTTGCGAGAGACCCGGAAGGTACTTCGCATCGGTTTACGTTTATCCCCTTTGGTGCGGGCCCGCGTTTGTGTATTGGCAATCAATTTGCTCATATCGAAGCACGCTTGATCCTCGCCGGCATGACTCAGAAATTGAGATTTACACCACCGCCTAAAGCACCTGTTGTAGATGCTCTGGTAACCCTCCGTCCAAGAAATGGATTGCACATGAGCGTGGTTCATCGATCAAGCAATTCACTCAAGTAA